The following proteins come from a genomic window of Dermacentor albipictus isolate Rhodes 1998 colony chromosome 8, USDA_Dalb.pri_finalv2, whole genome shotgun sequence:
- the LOC139048637 gene encoding uncharacterized protein, with the protein MFSAPKDLSAPGRGAAQASASSNDYRVVIPRLPTGKLVVDSVFLHADLSGRPYRAQDFRDALRNVIDLKEISSIGQFQMSHVWMVTCKSSITKSKLVTCGELFVKGRRCLVIDPEPTEVKMKLLWLPERLADDYIREALQAYGKVKSISAESWRVSEMEQMRTLNRDVVLTLADGVGVGDVPHLLHVCGVQSLVLIPGRPPLCLRCNKVGHIRRNCRTPRCEACRRFGHTDEECVVTYADKLRHRTRPPEESLQEHIMDVTEVLDATGDVPSSTNTSCASKAPLHVEDNDIAEPPVEKESSEEKDVPATTQTVSSQPANETAADDSSATPKHVNTCAMLSEDRRSSADTSIPKRRATNRSESSTDSETASTTRKARRRKTSTHSGQCRRSRSRRPGEGSEGASPLPSKTDRIEN; encoded by the coding sequence atgttctccgctccaaaggatttatcggcccctggccgaggtgctgctcaggcttcagccagcagcaatgactaccgtgttgtgatacctcgtcttcctaccggtaagctggttgtggactccgttttcctgcatgctgacttaagtggtcgaccgtacagagcccaagacttcagagacgcccttcggaacgttattgacctaaaggaaataagttccatcggtcaatttcagatgtcacacgtgtggatggtgacgtgcaaatcatcaattacgaaatcaaagctagtcacgtgcggagaattattcgtaaaaggtagacgctgccTCGTTATTGACCCCGAGCCCACAGAAGTGAAAATGAAGCTTTTATGGCTTCCTGAACGTTTGGCAGACGATTACATTCGAGAAgcgctccaggcttacgggaaagtgaagtctatatcagcagaaagctggagagtatcggaaatggagcaaatgcgtaccctaaatcgtgacgtggtgttgactcttgccgatggagtcggcgtgggagacgttccacatctgctacacgtttgtggagtgcagagccttgtattgattccaggccggcccccactttgtctccgctgtaacaaggttgggcacattcgtcgaaactgcagaaccccacgttgtgaagcctgccgacgctttggccacacagatgaagaatgtgttgtgacatacgccgacaagctacgacacaggacaaggcctccagaagaaagcctgcaggaacacataatggatgttactgaggttctcgacgcaacgggagacgttccctcttccacgaataccagctgtgccagtaaagcccctctacatgttgaagacaatgacatcgcagaaccgcccgtggaaaaggaaagtagcgaagagaaagaCGTGCCCGCTACTACGCAGACAGTTTCCTCCCAGCCAGCgaatgagacagccgctgatgactCATCTGCTACACCGAAGCACGTCAACACGTGCGCTATGCTGTCAGAAGACAGACGAAGTAGCGCGGATACgtcaattccgaagcgccgtgcgactaacagatcagaatcaagcacggacagcgagacggccagtaccacaaggaaagcacgtcgccgcaaaacatcgacACACTCAGGACAGTGCCGGCGATCAAGGTCCAGGAGGCCTGGTGAGggttcggagggagcctcaccgttaCCCTCTAAGACCGACCGCATAGAGAATTAG